In Deinococcus puniceus, one genomic interval encodes:
- a CDS encoding DUF3809 domain-containing protein, protein MILEAQQSFSLTHPHGQAAALAFVRDPSLALSRVRFLRGLAGNAEGVRGELIVPVPVLGEVDLPFFSLLQVTPDGATLTPQLISGERAWVEVSGTASADSTGLISFHFHFVAHLATPEAEGWGGAAFEKMVRAAAGRTLERVARELPQGIGAAVAAETAQ, encoded by the coding sequence GTGATCTTGGAAGCACAGCAGAGCTTCAGCTTGACTCACCCGCACGGGCAGGCGGCGGCCTTGGCCTTCGTGCGCGATCCGTCGCTGGCGTTGTCGAGGGTACGCTTTCTGCGCGGGTTGGCGGGCAACGCCGAGGGCGTGCGCGGAGAATTGATCGTGCCTGTGCCCGTGTTGGGTGAAGTGGATTTGCCGTTTTTCAGCCTGCTGCAAGTGACGCCAGACGGAGCAACACTGACGCCCCAGCTCATCTCAGGCGAGCGGGCGTGGGTGGAAGTCAGCGGCACGGCCTCGGCAGACAGCACGGGCCTGATCAGCTTCCATTTTCATTTTGTGGCCCACCTTGCCACCCCCGAAGCCGAGGGCTGGGGCGGCGCGGCGTTCGAAAAAATGGTGCGGGCAGCGGCGGGCCGCACGCTTGAACGGGTGGCGCGGGAGTTGCCGCAGGGGATCGGGGCGGCGGTGGCGGCGGAAACGGCTCAGTAG
- the metK gene encoding methionine adenosyltransferase, with protein MRKFYTSESVSEGHPDKLADFISDSILDEFLRMEPESRVAVETLVTTGMAVVAGEVRATTAHVDIQKTVREAVKQVGYTRANYGFDAEYSAVLVAIHEQSPEIAGGVDHSEEWRAMTPAERALPQNAYSEVGAGDQGLMFGYATDETPELMPLPISLAHKLTRRLAELRKAAIAAQTRQTELQEGQSLSDADTAALHFAYLRPDAKAQVTVVRDGEPHDATETLVDTVVISTQHDEHVSQEQIRTDMIEQVIRAVIPAELLNADTKFFINPSGRFVIGGPHGDTGLTGRKIIVDTYGGAVPHGGGAFSGKDPTKVDRSAAYYARYIAKNIVAAGLARRALVEVAYAIGRAHPVSLRVDTYGTGTVSDETLAALVAAHFDARPQAIIAELDLRRPIYAQTAAYGHFGRDGFPWEATDKAGKLKAAAQAEVVLG; from the coding sequence ATGCGGAAGTTTTACACGTCGGAGTCGGTATCGGAAGGACACCCGGACAAGTTGGCAGACTTTATTTCGGACTCGATTCTGGATGAGTTTTTGCGAATGGAGCCGGAAAGTCGCGTGGCTGTGGAAACGCTGGTGACCACCGGCATGGCCGTCGTTGCGGGCGAGGTGCGGGCCACCACCGCGCACGTGGACATCCAGAAAACGGTGCGGGAAGCCGTGAAACAGGTGGGCTACACCCGCGCCAACTACGGATTCGATGCCGAGTACAGCGCCGTGCTGGTGGCTATTCATGAGCAGTCGCCCGAGATTGCGGGGGGCGTAGACCACTCGGAAGAATGGCGGGCCATGACGCCTGCCGAGCGTGCGTTGCCCCAGAACGCCTATTCGGAGGTGGGGGCCGGGGATCAGGGCCTGATGTTCGGCTACGCCACCGACGAAACGCCGGAGCTGATGCCGCTGCCGATTTCCTTGGCGCACAAGCTGACGCGCCGTTTGGCCGAGTTGCGGAAGGCGGCGATTGCGGCCCAGACGCGGCAAACCGAACTGCAAGAGGGCCAGAGCCTCAGCGACGCCGACACCGCCGCCCTGCACTTTGCCTACCTGCGCCCCGACGCCAAAGCACAGGTGACGGTGGTGCGCGACGGCGAGCCACACGACGCCACCGAAACGCTGGTGGATACGGTGGTCATCAGCACGCAGCACGATGAACACGTATCGCAGGAGCAGATTCGCACCGACATGATCGAACAGGTCATTCGCGCCGTGATTCCCGCCGAGTTGCTGAACGCCGACACCAAGTTTTTCATCAATCCCAGTGGGCGTTTTGTGATCGGCGGGCCGCACGGCGACACGGGACTCACGGGCCGCAAAATCATCGTGGATACCTACGGCGGGGCTGTACCACACGGCGGCGGCGCATTTAGCGGCAAAGACCCCACCAAAGTCGACCGGAGTGCGGCCTACTACGCCCGCTACATCGCCAAAAACATCGTGGCGGCGGGGCTGGCACGGCGGGCCTTGGTGGAGGTGGCCTACGCGATTGGCCGCGCCCACCCGGTCAGCCTGCGCGTGGATACCTACGGCACGGGCACGGTGTCCGACGAAACGTTAGCCGCGCTGGTGGCCGCTCACTTCGACGCCCGCCCGCAGGCCATCATTGCCGAACTGGATTTGCGCCGCCCCATTTACGCCCAGACCGCTGCCTATGGTCACTTTGGCCGCGACGGATTTCCGTGGGAAGCCACCGACAAAGCCGGGAAGCTGAAAGCTGCGGCTCAGGCTGAAGTCGTACTCGGCTAA
- the coaD gene encoding pantetheine-phosphate adenylyltransferase, with translation MNAVFPGSFDPITSGHMDVLTRAAKIFDHVTVTVMHNARKTGRHLFTLEERLEILREATAHFGNVSVDSFGGLLVDYMRQQQKGIIIRGLRAVSDYEYELQIAHLNRQIGEVETVFIMAATRWSFVSSSMVREIASYGADISEMVPRASANALRRIHADVYAEREAEKLETQLRVDGGVGERG, from the coding sequence ATGAACGCCGTCTTCCCCGGATCATTCGACCCCATCACCAGCGGCCACATGGATGTGCTGACGCGGGCCGCCAAAATCTTCGACCACGTGACCGTGACCGTGATGCACAACGCCCGCAAAACCGGACGCCACCTATTTACGCTAGAAGAGCGGCTGGAGATTTTGCGCGAGGCCACCGCGCACTTCGGCAACGTCAGCGTGGACAGCTTTGGCGGCCTGCTGGTGGATTACATGCGCCAGCAGCAAAAAGGCATCATCATTCGCGGGCTGCGGGCCGTGTCGGACTACGAATACGAACTTCAGATCGCGCACCTGAACCGTCAGATCGGCGAGGTAGAAACCGTGTTCATCATGGCCGCGACCCGTTGGAGCTTTGTGAGCAGCAGCATGGTGCGCGAAATTGCCAGCTACGGCGCAGACATCAGCGAAATGGTGCCGCGTGCCAGCGCCAACGCCCTGCGCCGCATTCACGCCGACGTGTACGCCGAACGCGAGGCCGAGAAGTTGGAAACCCAGTTGCGGGTGGACGGGGGAGTGGGAGAGCGGGGGTAG
- a CDS encoding RsmD family RNA methyltransferase, whose protein sequence is MSLRILGGSAKGRELQVPEGARPSNVRIRKSLFDMLASRLPAGPPPGRRFLDMHGGSGAIGLEAASRGYSVTLIEMNPRGVRTLDENARAAQLKVRILKGDAESLLPALGSFDVVFSDPPYAQDIPRLAASLLKGQIVAPGGLLICQHPDRWERVALNLPEHPDFERELREYGSNSLTIYERRELEEAEDENTEASEPASIQPT, encoded by the coding sequence ATGAGCCTGCGTATTCTGGGCGGCAGCGCCAAAGGCCGGGAACTGCAGGTGCCGGAAGGAGCGCGGCCCTCCAATGTCCGCATTCGCAAAAGCCTGTTCGACATGCTCGCGTCGCGCTTGCCTGCTGGGCCGCCCCCCGGACGCCGATTCTTGGATATGCACGGCGGCAGCGGCGCGATTGGGCTGGAAGCCGCCAGCCGGGGCTATTCGGTCACGCTGATCGAAATGAACCCGCGCGGCGTGCGTACACTGGACGAGAATGCCCGCGCCGCGCAACTGAAGGTGCGAATCTTGAAGGGCGACGCCGAAAGCCTCCTGCCCGCGCTGGGAAGCTTCGACGTGGTGTTCAGCGACCCGCCCTATGCCCAAGACATCCCGCGCCTCGCCGCCTCGCTCCTGAAGGGCCAGATCGTGGCCCCCGGCGGCCTGCTGATTTGCCAGCACCCAGACCGCTGGGAGCGCGTGGCCCTGAACTTGCCCGAACACCCCGACTTCGAACGGGAACTGCGCGAGTACGGCAGCAACTCGCTGACCATCTACGAGCGGCGGGAACTGGAAGAAGCGGAGGACGAGAACACTGAAGCTTCAGAACCCGCTAGCATCCAACCCACATGA
- a CDS encoding YbjN domain-containing protein, giving the protein MKTKPVNKVLLAAALLLTSGLGVASAGGAAAPTVGGSTGQIQAATPNSVAAVLREAGYKVTVNPANPDEDPSLTVTAGERQVDMWFSNCKSNVCTRVTASSYWDYSDDEDALDVELANEWNGNYYTQAYIYEGSYYLDATMMIAGGYLKTALKAWMTEYLDDVDGFSESLEE; this is encoded by the coding sequence ATGAAGACAAAACCAGTGAACAAGGTGCTTCTTGCTGCCGCCCTTCTGCTGACCTCCGGACTTGGTGTGGCCTCTGCCGGGGGAGCTGCCGCGCCCACCGTAGGCGGCAGCACTGGTCAGATTCAGGCCGCGACGCCCAACAGCGTGGCCGCCGTCCTGCGCGAGGCAGGCTACAAGGTCACGGTCAATCCGGCCAACCCCGACGAAGATCCCAGCCTCACGGTGACGGCGGGCGAACGCCAAGTAGACATGTGGTTCAGCAATTGCAAGAGCAACGTCTGCACCCGCGTGACCGCCAGCTCCTACTGGGACTACAGCGACGATGAAGATGCCCTAGACGTAGAACTGGCCAACGAATGGAACGGCAACTACTACACTCAGGCCTACATCTATGAGGGCAGCTATTACCTTGACGCCACCATGATGATCGCGGGCGGCTACCTGAAAACGGCCCTGAAAGCATGGATGACCGAGTACTTGGATGATGTCGACGGCTTCAGCGAGTCGCTGGAAGAATAA
- a CDS encoding bifunctional nicotinamide-nucleotide adenylyltransferase/Nudix hydroxylase: MTPPPTESAALARESSSSNRTRKRTFGVYIGRFEPPHMAHLLVMQEALESVQKLIVVIGSAEAARNTKNPFTAAEREAVLTAMLEGVGIKKSRLLFVHVRDYFYNEGLWLGAVQRGVQAHTHGSSDVALIGHVKDESSYYLRSFPAWEFIPTHVVSPLSATDVRKAYFEDRLDDVRGMVPPAVHAFLDAFRALPEYAELREEYQYLQAYRAAWKDAPFAPVFVTTDAVITRSGHVLVVRRAGLPGRGRLAMPGGFLEPGETLLHCAVREAHEETGLSEGVNLAGALRAQAVFDYPDRSQRGRTITHAYHFDLGIGQLPLLRAASDAAEAFWLPMSEALAHPELFFEDHHAIIEHFLMRG; this comes from the coding sequence ATGACCCCGCCGCCCACCGAGTCTGCTGCTCTTGCCCGTGAATCCTCGTCTTCCAACCGCACGCGCAAACGCACATTCGGTGTGTACATCGGCAGATTCGAGCCGCCGCACATGGCCCACCTGCTGGTGATGCAAGAAGCGCTGGAGAGCGTGCAGAAGCTGATCGTGGTGATCGGTAGCGCCGAGGCCGCCCGCAACACCAAAAACCCGTTTACGGCAGCCGAGCGGGAAGCGGTGCTGACGGCCATGCTGGAAGGCGTGGGCATTAAGAAATCGCGCCTGCTGTTCGTGCATGTCCGCGACTACTTTTATAATGAAGGGCTGTGGCTGGGAGCCGTGCAGCGCGGCGTACAGGCCCACACGCACGGCAGCAGCGACGTAGCCCTGATCGGTCATGTCAAGGATGAAAGCAGTTACTACCTGCGTTCCTTTCCGGCTTGGGAGTTTATTCCGACGCATGTGGTTAGCCCGCTGAGTGCCACCGATGTTCGCAAGGCGTACTTTGAAGACCGCCTAGACGATGTGCGGGGCATGGTTCCGCCCGCCGTGCATGCCTTCTTGGATGCCTTCCGCGCCCTGCCCGAATACGCCGAGTTGCGTGAGGAATACCAGTATTTGCAGGCCTACCGCGCCGCGTGGAAAGACGCGCCGTTCGCGCCCGTGTTCGTGACCACCGACGCCGTGATCACGCGCAGCGGGCATGTGCTGGTGGTGCGGCGGGCGGGGTTGCCGGGCCGGGGCCGCCTTGCCATGCCGGGGGGTTTTCTGGAACCCGGAGAAACGCTGCTGCACTGCGCTGTGCGCGAGGCGCACGAAGAAACTGGCCTCAGCGAGGGCGTGAATCTGGCCGGAGCCTTACGCGCTCAGGCGGTGTTCGATTACCCAGACCGCAGCCAGCGCGGGCGCACTATTACGCACGCCTACCACTTCGATTTGGGCATAGGCCAGTTGCCCCTGCTACGGGCCGCCAGCGACGCCGCCGAAGCCTTCTGGCTGCCGATGAGCGAGGCGCTAGCGCACCCGGAACTCTTTTTCGAGGATCACCACGCGATCATCGAACACTTTTTGATGCGGGGGTAG